A window of Psychroflexus sp. ALD_RP9 contains these coding sequences:
- a CDS encoding AAA family ATPase, producing MSETKVIDNFVEKYNRLKTEIGGVIIGQDTVVSEILISVFSGGHALLIGVPGLGKTLMVNTIATCLGLDFKRVQFTPDLMPSDILGAEILDESRQFKFLKGPVFANIVLADEINRTPPKTQSALLEAMQEKSVTVAGHTYKLPKPYFVLATQNPIEQEGTYPLPEAQLDRFMFAINLTYPSFQEEVDVVKSTTNTFIPQLKHVFNAEEILSVQQIIRSMPVADNVIEYAVQLVSKTRPLEASAAEIVKTYIEWGAGPRASQNLILAAKTHAATKGKYSPDIEDIKVVAEGILRHRVVRNYKAVAEGIGINEILKEIL from the coding sequence ATGTCTGAAACTAAAGTCATCGATAATTTTGTTGAAAAGTATAATCGATTAAAGACAGAAATCGGAGGAGTAATTATTGGCCAAGATACTGTCGTATCTGAAATATTAATTTCAGTTTTCTCAGGAGGCCACGCTTTGCTAATCGGTGTGCCAGGTCTTGGTAAAACGCTTATGGTTAATACAATAGCAACCTGTTTAGGTCTTGATTTTAAACGCGTTCAGTTTACACCAGACTTAATGCCTAGTGATATTTTAGGTGCTGAAATCTTAGATGAAAGTCGGCAGTTTAAATTTTTGAAAGGTCCTGTTTTCGCAAATATTGTTTTGGCTGATGAAATTAATAGAACACCGCCAAAAACACAATCAGCTTTATTAGAAGCTATGCAAGAAAAATCGGTTACAGTAGCTGGGCATACATACAAGTTACCAAAACCATATTTTGTATTAGCAACTCAAAACCCAATCGAACAAGAAGGAACTTATCCTTTACCAGAAGCCCAGTTAGACCGATTTATGTTTGCGATAAACTTAACTTATCCGAGTTTCCAAGAAGAAGTAGACGTTGTTAAATCTACGACTAATACATTCATACCTCAGCTCAAACATGTATTTAATGCAGAAGAAATTTTGTCAGTTCAGCAAATTATTAGAAGCATGCCCGTAGCCGATAATGTTATTGAATATGCTGTCCAACTTGTTTCTAAAACAAGACCGTTAGAGGCTAGTGCTGCTGAGATTGTGAAAACATATATTGAATGGGGTGCTGGACCTCGTGCCTCACAAAATTTAATTTTAGCGGCTAAAACCCATGCCGCGACTAAAGGAAAATATTCACCAGATATTGAAGATATCAAAGTGGTTGCCGAAGGTATTTTAAGACATCGTGTAGTTAGAAACTATAAAGCTGTCGCTGAAGGAATTGGTATTAATGAAATTTTAAAAGAAATACTTTAA
- a CDS encoding DUF3291 domain-containing protein: MKQFVTLTEFKFNSFQSKLWAFFMMQFAHQSLSKVQGQEFYKLFGSGKSNFNPFPDWSTYAILQTWKSKEDATNFFEKSQLYKRYRQQSKQHKIIEMQPIQSRGLWNSKNPFRFKSSEISNTPSDSKIAVITRASIKPSKLLEFWKAVPNSQKPLQNAVDLIYTKGYGEVPFFEMATFSLWKSIEGLNKFAYQSQEHVNVIKKTRQINWYSEELFARFRVLDIKKITST, from the coding sequence ATGAAGCAATTTGTAACTTTAACTGAGTTTAAGTTTAATTCGTTTCAATCTAAGTTATGGGCTTTTTTTATGATGCAATTTGCACACCAATCCCTTTCTAAAGTTCAAGGACAAGAATTTTATAAGCTATTTGGAAGCGGTAAATCTAATTTTAATCCTTTTCCTGATTGGAGTACTTATGCTATACTTCAAACGTGGAAATCAAAAGAAGATGCTACCAACTTTTTTGAAAAATCTCAACTTTACAAACGCTATAGGCAGCAATCGAAACAGCATAAAATTATAGAAATGCAACCTATTCAATCGCGCGGTTTGTGGAATAGCAAAAATCCATTTCGTTTTAAGTCTTCTGAAATTTCAAATACTCCATCTGATTCTAAAATAGCTGTGATCACGCGTGCAAGTATTAAGCCTTCAAAGCTACTTGAATTTTGGAAAGCAGTGCCAAACTCACAAAAACCTTTACAAAATGCAGTTGATTTAATATATACTAAAGGTTATGGTGAAGTGCCTTTTTTTGAAATGGCCACTTTTAGCTTATGGAAATCTATCGAGGGTTTAAATAAATTTGCTTATCAAAGTCAAGAGCATGTAAACGTGATAAAAAAAACACGTCAGATTAATTGGTATAGTGAAGAATTATTTGCGCGGTTTAGGGTGCTAGATATTAAAAAAATTACTTCAACTTAA
- a CDS encoding sterol desaturase family protein yields the protein MEIVLWLTIFLATFSAMEFMAWFTHKYVMHGFLWSLHKDHHKKDHNSWWERNDLFFVFYAIVSMYFFMSDIRFGIAIGAGIAAYGLAYFLVHDIFIHQRFKLFRKADGWYAKAIRRAHKMHHKHLGKEHGECFGMLLPPIKYFKKYLS from the coding sequence ATGGAAATAGTATTATGGCTAACTATATTTTTAGCTACATTTAGTGCAATGGAATTTATGGCATGGTTTACACACAAGTATGTCATGCATGGTTTTTTATGGTCTTTACATAAAGATCACCACAAGAAAGATCATAATTCTTGGTGGGAACGTAACGATTTATTTTTTGTGTTCTACGCTATTGTAAGCATGTACTTTTTCATGAGTGATATTCGTTTTGGTATTGCTATTGGCGCAGGAATTGCCGCCTATGGTTTAGCCTATTTTTTGGTGCATGATATTTTTATTCATCAACGATTTAAATTATTTCGAAAAGCTGATGGCTGGTACGCAAAGGCAATAAGACGTGCACATAAAATGCATCACAAACATCTGGGAAAGGAACATGGAGAATGCTTTGGAATGCTTTTACCTCCCATAAAATATTTTAAGAAATACTTATCTTAA
- a CDS encoding aconitate hydratase, translating to MAFDIDMIKQVYSQMADRVEKARETVGKPLTLAEKILYSHLWDGEPSKNFKRGKDYVEFSPDRIACQDATAQMALLQFMQAGKDKVAVPTTVHCDHLIQAKQGANKDLARANDTSKEVFDFLESVSTKYGIGFWKPGAGIIHQVVLENYAFPGGMMIGTDSHTVNAGGLGMVAIGVGGADAVDVMAGMPWELKFPKLIGVKLTGQPQGWTAAKDVILKVAEILTVKGGTGCIVEYFGEGAKNLSCTGKGTICNMGAEIGATTSTFGYDDSMERFLRATDRSEIADEANKIREHLTGDDEVYANPDQYFDQVIEIDLSTLRPHLNGPFTPDLATPVGELGKKAKENDWPIKVDWGLIGSCTNSSYEDLTRAASIAKQAVDKKLKPKSDFGINPGSEQIRFTADRDGLLQVFEDLGATIFTNACGPCIGQWDRSDMKGDEKNTIVHSFNRNFSKRADGNPNTHAFVGSPEMVAAIAISGRLDFDPMNDTLINEDGEEVKLDPPQGIELPELGFDVEDNGYLPPKEDGSNVEVKVDPNSSRIQLLTPFEPWDGKNITGAKLLIKAHGKCTTDHISMAGPWLKYRGHLDNISDNCLIGAVNAFNMKTNFVKSQLTGKYDAVPKTQRQYKAEGIPTVVVGDHNYGEGSSREHAAMEPRHLGVRVVIVKSFARIHETNLKKQGMLGLTFANENDYDLIQEDDTFNFLDLDQFAEDKPLTIELVHADGSKDTIKTNHTYNETQINWFRLGSALNMIKQQNKA from the coding sequence ATGGCTTTTGATATTGATATGATAAAGCAAGTTTATAGTCAAATGGCAGATCGCGTAGAAAAAGCGCGTGAAACAGTAGGAAAACCATTGACGCTTGCAGAGAAAATTTTATATTCTCATTTATGGGATGGAGAACCAAGCAAAAACTTTAAAAGAGGAAAAGATTATGTAGAGTTTTCTCCAGACCGTATTGCATGTCAAGATGCGACAGCTCAAATGGCTTTGCTTCAATTTATGCAAGCCGGTAAAGATAAAGTTGCAGTCCCAACAACAGTTCACTGCGATCACTTAATTCAGGCCAAGCAAGGTGCTAACAAAGATCTTGCTCGAGCTAATGATACCAGTAAAGAGGTTTTTGATTTCTTAGAATCTGTTTCTACCAAATACGGTATTGGATTTTGGAAACCAGGTGCAGGAATAATTCATCAAGTTGTTCTTGAAAATTATGCATTTCCTGGCGGAATGATGATTGGTACCGACTCACACACCGTAAATGCTGGTGGCCTTGGTATGGTAGCTATTGGAGTTGGTGGTGCAGATGCTGTTGATGTAATGGCAGGTATGCCATGGGAATTAAAATTTCCTAAATTAATAGGTGTTAAGTTAACTGGTCAACCACAAGGTTGGACAGCTGCCAAAGATGTTATATTAAAGGTCGCTGAAATACTTACAGTAAAAGGTGGTACAGGTTGTATTGTAGAATATTTTGGCGAAGGAGCAAAAAACTTATCATGTACAGGAAAAGGTACTATTTGTAACATGGGAGCTGAAATTGGTGCTACAACTTCAACCTTTGGTTATGATGATTCTATGGAGCGCTTCTTAAGAGCAACCGATCGAAGTGAAATCGCAGATGAAGCTAATAAAATAAGAGAACACCTAACAGGTGATGATGAAGTTTATGCAAATCCTGACCAATATTTCGATCAAGTAATTGAAATTGACCTCAGCACTTTAAGACCTCATTTAAATGGGCCATTTACGCCAGATTTAGCTACCCCAGTTGGAGAACTTGGCAAAAAAGCAAAAGAAAATGATTGGCCAATAAAAGTAGATTGGGGTTTAATAGGGTCTTGTACTAATTCTTCCTACGAAGATTTAACAAGAGCTGCTTCAATCGCTAAGCAAGCTGTCGACAAAAAACTAAAACCAAAGTCTGATTTCGGAATTAATCCAGGCTCTGAACAAATTAGGTTTACAGCAGATCGTGATGGTTTGCTACAGGTTTTTGAAGATTTAGGAGCAACCATTTTTACTAATGCCTGTGGACCATGTATTGGTCAATGGGATAGAAGCGACATGAAAGGTGATGAGAAAAATACTATTGTTCACTCCTTTAACCGAAACTTCTCGAAACGTGCTGATGGTAATCCTAATACACATGCTTTTGTAGGTTCCCCAGAAATGGTAGCTGCAATTGCAATTTCAGGCCGTCTAGATTTTGACCCAATGAATGATACTTTAATTAATGAAGATGGAGAAGAAGTAAAACTAGATCCACCACAAGGTATTGAATTACCTGAGCTTGGTTTTGATGTTGAAGATAATGGTTATTTACCTCCTAAAGAAGACGGTAGTAATGTTGAAGTTAAAGTAGATCCTAATTCAAGTAGAATTCAGCTTTTAACACCTTTTGAACCTTGGGATGGTAAAAACATAACAGGAGCAAAATTATTAATAAAAGCACATGGTAAATGTACTACAGACCACATTTCTATGGCTGGACCTTGGTTAAAATATAGAGGTCACTTAGATAATATCTCTGATAACTGTTTGATTGGAGCTGTAAATGCATTCAATATGAAAACTAACTTTGTAAAAAGTCAGTTAACAGGTAAATACGATGCCGTACCTAAAACTCAGCGTCAGTACAAAGCTGAAGGTATTCCGACAGTAGTAGTTGGAGATCATAATTATGGTGAAGGTTCTTCTAGAGAACATGCAGCTATGGAGCCTAGACATTTAGGTGTTCGTGTAGTTATTGTTAAATCTTTTGCTCGTATACACGAAACTAACCTTAAAAAACAAGGTATGTTAGGCTTAACTTTTGCAAACGAGAACGATTACGATTTAATTCAAGAAGATGACACATTTAACTTCTTAGATTTAGATCAGTTTGCAGAAGATAAACCTCTAACAATAGAATTAGTTCATGCAGATGGTTCAAAAGATACAATAAAAACAAACCACACGTATAATGAAACACAAATTAATTGGTTTAGATTAGGCTCTGCTTTAAACATGATTAAACAGCAAAATAAAGCTTAA
- the crtD gene encoding 1-hydroxycarotenoid 3,4-desaturase CrtD, translated as MGKQAIVVGAGIAGLASALRLRHNNYEVTIVEQNNYTGGKLHAINRGAYRFDLGPSLFTLPYLVDELFELYDKKPSDYFNYHRKKNICNYFWEDGLRFSASANLDKFISEASHTFNEPIENIKSYLKKTEKKYQLTSNLFLEKSLHQFKTYLSLDTLKAIKDIGVLDLNTNLNSVNEKAFVNPKLTQLFNRYATYNGSSPYKTPGIMSMIPYLEMYKGTFLPENGMHDISQSLTKLAKDVGINIELNTRVETIKTHKNKAKAVVTDSSEIEADIVVCNMDVFSAYQSFLKDLKPPQKTLNQERSSSALIFYWGITKTFPELDLHNILFSENYKAEFNHIFNKKYFYKDPTVYINITSKEVESDAPKGHENWFVMVNAPTNDNQNWKEQTTYIREKIINKINRVLNTRIENYIANEHVLTPVEIEKETSSFKGSLYGTSSNNKFAAFLRHPNFSSQLNNLYFCGGSVHPGGGIPLCLLSGKIVSDLVYHDHNK; from the coding sequence ATGGGTAAACAAGCTATTGTGGTTGGTGCCGGAATTGCTGGATTGGCGTCTGCGCTACGTTTAAGGCATAATAACTATGAAGTCACTATTGTAGAACAAAATAATTATACTGGTGGAAAATTACATGCCATAAATCGAGGTGCTTACCGGTTTGATCTTGGGCCTTCTTTATTTACGCTTCCTTATTTAGTAGACGAATTATTTGAATTGTATGATAAAAAACCAAGTGATTACTTCAACTATCATCGTAAAAAAAATATTTGCAACTACTTTTGGGAAGACGGACTTCGTTTTTCAGCAAGTGCAAACTTAGATAAATTTATTTCAGAAGCGAGCCACACATTCAATGAACCTATTGAAAATATAAAATCATATCTTAAGAAAACTGAAAAAAAATATCAGTTAACTTCTAACTTGTTTTTAGAAAAATCACTACATCAATTTAAAACCTACTTATCTTTAGATACGCTAAAAGCCATTAAAGATATTGGGGTTTTAGACTTAAATACAAATCTTAATAGTGTAAACGAAAAAGCTTTTGTAAACCCAAAACTCACCCAGTTGTTTAATCGTTACGCCACCTATAATGGGTCGTCACCTTATAAAACACCTGGCATAATGAGTATGATTCCGTATCTAGAGATGTATAAAGGCACCTTTCTTCCAGAAAACGGTATGCATGATATTTCACAAAGCTTAACTAAATTAGCAAAAGATGTTGGAATTAACATTGAACTCAACACAAGGGTTGAAACTATTAAGACTCACAAAAATAAGGCTAAAGCTGTAGTTACTGATTCATCCGAAATTGAAGCTGACATTGTGGTTTGCAACATGGATGTTTTTTCAGCTTATCAATCATTTTTGAAAGATTTAAAGCCTCCGCAAAAGACATTAAATCAAGAAAGATCAAGTTCGGCATTAATTTTTTATTGGGGAATCACTAAAACATTCCCTGAATTAGATTTACATAATATTTTATTTTCAGAAAACTACAAAGCCGAGTTTAACCATATTTTTAATAAAAAATACTTTTACAAAGACCCAACTGTTTATATTAATATTACATCAAAGGAAGTTGAATCGGACGCTCCGAAAGGCCATGAAAATTGGTTTGTAATGGTTAATGCACCAACTAATGACAACCAAAACTGGAAAGAGCAAACTACCTACATCAGAGAAAAAATAATCAATAAAATTAATCGTGTCTTAAATACTAGAATAGAAAACTACATTGCTAATGAGCATGTTTTAACACCAGTTGAAATTGAAAAAGAAACTTCGTCTTTTAAAGGTTCGCTTTATGGTACTTCTAGTAATAATAAATTTGCGGCTTTTTTAAGACATCCTAACTTTTCATCCCAATTAAACAACTTGTATTTTTGTGGCGGGAGCGTTCATCCTGGCGGTGGTATTCCGCTTTGCTTACTCTCAGGCAAAATTGTCTCAGATCTTGTTTATCATGACCATAACAAATAA
- a CDS encoding phytoene/squalene synthase family protein, producing MKSIFDNVARDCSKIVTKSYSTSFSSATKLLAPSIRQDIYNIYGFVRFADEIVDTFHDYDKQKLFDKFKAEMYEAIEDKISLNPILNAFQETVHKYNIPAELYESFMESMEKDLFKNEYLTKEEYEAYIYGSADVVGLMCLKVFVKGNQDEYEALKHDAMKLGSAFQKVNFLRDLKADCEELERSYFPNANLNCLDEATKNDIINEIEADFKAGLRGIIKLPVEAKLGVYTAYVYYSKLLQKLKNTPSLEIKKKRIRVPDYQKASLLAQSYLSCRLNLI from the coding sequence ATGAAATCAATTTTTGACAATGTTGCCAGAGATTGCAGTAAGATTGTTACTAAATCATACAGCACCTCATTTTCTTCTGCAACAAAGCTACTAGCACCATCAATCAGACAAGACATATATAATATATATGGTTTTGTAAGATTCGCAGATGAAATAGTTGACACTTTTCATGATTATGACAAGCAAAAACTGTTTGATAAATTTAAAGCTGAAATGTATGAAGCGATCGAAGACAAGATTAGTTTGAACCCAATACTTAATGCATTTCAAGAAACTGTTCATAAGTATAATATTCCAGCCGAATTGTACGAATCATTCATGGAAAGTATGGAAAAGGACTTATTTAAAAATGAATACTTGACAAAAGAAGAGTATGAAGCCTACATTTATGGTTCTGCGGATGTTGTTGGTTTAATGTGTCTTAAAGTTTTTGTTAAGGGTAATCAAGATGAATATGAAGCTTTAAAACATGACGCTATGAAGTTAGGTTCAGCTTTTCAAAAAGTTAATTTCTTAAGAGATTTAAAAGCTGATTGTGAAGAACTTGAACGCTCTTATTTTCCTAATGCTAATCTTAATTGCTTAGATGAAGCCACAAAAAACGACATCATTAATGAAATTGAAGCTGACTTTAAAGCTGGCTTACGAGGAATTATTAAACTACCTGTTGAAGCTAAACTAGGTGTTTATACGGCTTATGTATATTATTCAAAACTCTTGCAAAAGCTAAAAAACACACCTTCTTTAGAAATAAAAAAGAAAAGAATTAGAGTACCAGATTATCAAAAAGCTAGCCTACTTGCGCAATCTTACCTATCTTGTAGACTTAATTTAATATGA
- a CDS encoding carotenoid biosynthesis protein, with protein MTITNKHQNLAISVLWLFHISGIIGISLGYKSWFMPKTSINLLVLLGIVILTYNLLNSKSFVLFFLVSIIGFFAEVLGVNYGWFFGDYKYGENLGVKLLGVPLLIGINWGILSLVTAKLASYITPKLSLFFQAFIGASLMLLLDFFMEASAPKFDFWRFDNSTVPLSNYIAWFAFAYIFNLTILHFKVLGNFKIALNIYIAQLIFFIYFYVYF; from the coding sequence ATGACCATAACAAATAAACATCAAAACCTAGCCATTAGTGTGCTTTGGCTGTTCCATATCTCTGGAATTATAGGTATTTCATTAGGCTATAAATCGTGGTTTATGCCAAAAACAAGTATTAATCTGTTAGTACTTTTAGGCATTGTAATTTTAACCTACAACTTGTTAAATTCAAAAAGTTTTGTTTTATTTTTTCTAGTTTCAATTATAGGCTTTTTCGCAGAAGTCTTAGGTGTTAATTATGGATGGTTTTTTGGAGATTATAAGTATGGCGAAAATTTAGGCGTTAAGCTACTTGGTGTTCCTTTGTTAATCGGTATAAACTGGGGAATATTAAGTTTAGTAACGGCTAAATTAGCAAGTTATATTACACCTAAACTATCGCTGTTTTTTCAAGCCTTTATTGGTGCATCATTAATGCTTCTCTTAGATTTTTTTATGGAAGCTTCTGCTCCTAAATTTGACTTTTGGAGGTTTGATAACTCTACTGTTCCATTAAGTAATTACATCGCTTGGTTTGCTTTTGCTTATATTTTTAATCTTACAATTCTGCACTTTAAAGTATTAGGAAACTTTAAAATTGCTCTAAATATTTATATCGCACAACTCATCTTTTTCATCTACTTCTATGTCTACTTTTAA
- a CDS encoding lycopene cyclase family protein codes for MSTFKYIIVGAGAAGLHLTLAMLRQNLLKSNEKLLIIEPGLKKQNDKTWCFWEKEQGNWNQILTKSWNRGRVTAKNEAIDFNLNQYRYKMLNSIDFYEFAKTKIELEPNIHWLKDEVIELSESANGQVEVITKTYTFSSQLVFDSRITKDFFSPNKYYKINQHFKGWFIETENHFFNPERFTMMDFSIKDGQSTSFTYILPISTTKALVEFTYFTPNLVDNHIYDQFLNKYLEHKNAPKYKIISVEQGNIPMTNFPFEQYSTDSIIKIGTAGGWVKASTGYAFKNCERQADHIVRKLLNRQKLTTSSSSKYKHYDKLFLDVLSHQNNFGEMLFYKMYKRNKIETIFKFLDEKSNLLEDFSIISNLTSTPFIKAFGKHILSGFKLK; via the coding sequence ATGTCTACTTTTAAATATATCATAGTTGGTGCTGGTGCTGCAGGATTACATCTCACTTTAGCGATGTTAAGACAAAACCTACTAAAAAGTAATGAAAAGCTTTTAATCATTGAGCCTGGTTTAAAAAAACAAAATGATAAAACCTGGTGTTTTTGGGAAAAAGAACAAGGTAATTGGAATCAAATACTTACTAAATCATGGAATCGTGGTAGAGTAACAGCTAAAAATGAAGCGATTGATTTTAACTTAAACCAGTATCGTTATAAAATGTTAAACTCGATTGATTTTTATGAATTTGCCAAAACTAAAATTGAACTTGAACCAAACATACATTGGCTAAAAGATGAAGTTATAGAACTTAGTGAGTCGGCAAACGGTCAAGTTGAAGTGATTACAAAAACATATACATTTAGCTCTCAATTGGTATTTGATAGCCGAATTACAAAAGATTTTTTCTCACCGAATAAATATTATAAAATTAATCAACATTTTAAAGGTTGGTTTATAGAAACTGAAAATCATTTTTTTAATCCTGAACGCTTCACAATGATGGATTTTAGCATCAAGGATGGCCAATCAACAAGCTTTACTTATATATTACCAATTTCTACCACGAAAGCCTTAGTTGAGTTTACTTATTTTACACCAAATCTTGTTGACAATCATATTTACGATCAATTTTTAAACAAGTATCTTGAACACAAAAATGCACCCAAATACAAAATTATTAGTGTGGAACAAGGCAACATCCCTATGACTAATTTTCCTTTTGAGCAATATTCAACAGACTCAATCATTAAAATTGGTACAGCTGGTGGTTGGGTAAAAGCTTCAACTGGATATGCTTTTAAAAATTGTGAACGCCAAGCCGATCATATCGTTAGAAAACTTCTTAATAGGCAAAAGCTAACAACAAGTTCTTCATCTAAATACAAACATTACGATAAGTTATTTTTAGATGTGTTAAGTCATCAAAATAATTTTGGAGAGATGCTTTTCTATAAAATGTATAAACGCAATAAAATTGAAACAATTTTTAAGTTCCTTGACGAAAAATCAAACTTGCTTGAAGATTTTTCTATCATATCTAATTTAACTTCAACTCCATTTATCAAGGCATTTGGAAAGCACATTTTATCGGGATTTAAGTTGAAGTAA
- a CDS encoding phytoene desaturase family protein yields the protein MNKKISIIGSGFSSLSAACYLAKAGFDVQVFEKNDSIGGRARQFKAEGFTFDMGPSWYWMPDVFERFFADFDKKPSDFYSLDKLDPGYQVVFGEDEHVKIGDNLEKIYEVFDDEEKHGASKLMKFINNAQENYDIAIKDLVYKPGVSALELVTPKTIKKLGAFFSTVDKDVEKAFKSDKLKQVLKFPVLFLGAKPSETPSFYNFMNYADFGLGTWHPKGGFFEVIKAMEKLAKSLGVKINTKSNITKIGVKNNKITHLEVNENSIDSDIILSGADYHHTETLLDEKYRQYTEKYWDKKVFAPSSLLFYLGFDKKIKNVEHHNLFFDVDFNQHAHSIYTDPKWPNEPLFYANFTSKTDSNTAPEGCENGFFLVPIAPGLEDTESLRDQYFDIVISRFEKLTKQNVRDHIIYKKSYCVNDFKRDYNSYKGNAYGMANTLLQTAFLRPKLKSKKVKNLYFTGQLTVPGPGVPPALISGKLVAQLIEKNL from the coding sequence ATGAATAAAAAGATTTCAATTATAGGTTCTGGCTTTTCATCCTTATCAGCCGCATGCTATTTGGCAAAAGCGGGATTTGATGTACAAGTTTTTGAAAAAAACGATAGTATTGGTGGTCGTGCAAGACAATTTAAAGCTGAAGGTTTTACTTTTGATATGGGACCATCTTGGTATTGGATGCCTGATGTATTTGAACGCTTTTTTGCTGATTTTGACAAAAAACCTTCAGATTTTTATTCCTTAGACAAACTTGACCCTGGTTATCAGGTTGTCTTTGGAGAAGATGAACATGTTAAAATCGGTGATAACCTAGAGAAAATATATGAAGTATTTGACGACGAAGAAAAACATGGCGCTAGTAAATTAATGAAATTTATAAATAATGCTCAAGAAAATTATGACATAGCTATTAAAGATTTAGTTTATAAGCCTGGTGTTTCTGCTTTAGAGCTCGTAACCCCAAAAACTATTAAAAAGTTAGGCGCATTTTTTAGTACTGTAGACAAAGATGTAGAAAAAGCCTTTAAAAGTGATAAGCTAAAACAAGTTTTAAAGTTTCCCGTCTTGTTTCTAGGTGCTAAACCCAGTGAAACACCATCTTTTTATAATTTTATGAATTATGCAGATTTCGGCTTAGGCACATGGCATCCTAAAGGTGGTTTTTTTGAAGTGATTAAAGCAATGGAAAAACTAGCCAAATCACTTGGTGTGAAAATTAATACTAAGTCGAATATTACTAAAATTGGTGTTAAAAATAATAAGATTACACATTTAGAAGTTAATGAAAACTCAATAGATAGTGATATTATTTTATCTGGTGCAGATTATCATCATACGGAAACATTATTAGACGAAAAGTATAGGCAATACACAGAAAAATATTGGGATAAAAAAGTATTCGCACCATCTTCTCTGTTGTTTTATCTAGGTTTTGATAAAAAAATTAAAAATGTAGAGCATCATAATTTATTTTTTGATGTAGATTTCAACCAACATGCACATAGCATATATACAGATCCTAAATGGCCTAATGAACCTCTTTTCTACGCAAATTTTACTTCTAAAACTGATTCAAATACAGCACCAGAAGGCTGTGAGAATGGATTTTTTTTAGTGCCTATCGCACCAGGCCTTGAAGATACTGAAAGTTTAAGAGACCAATATTTTGATATAGTAATTTCAAGATTCGAAAAGTTAACTAAACAAAATGTTAGAGACCATATCATTTATAAAAAATCATATTGTGTAAATGATTTCAAAAGAGATTACAATTCTTACAAAGGTAATGCCTACGGTATGGCAAACACATTACTACAAACCGCTTTCTTAAGACCAAAACTAAAAAGCAAAAAAGTGAAAAATCTTTATTTTACAGGACAATTAACTGTCCCTGGACCAGGCGTACCACCAGCATTAATCTCAGGAAAATTAGTTGCACAACTCATTGAAAAAAATCTATAA
- a CDS encoding TlpA family protein disulfide reductase: MKLPENNNKQSWFKRHWSNILFVVILVLLIVPQTRLPIQVALNKLIAFSPSELSQDQQEHISNYDWLLERDNEKINFSNSKSKVVVINYWATWCGPCIAEMQSLQDLYNRYKENIDFYFITSDDKTKVNTFLKNNNYNLPVYYSLSVPPEKLRSSSLPTTYVVSKQGNIIMYKVGAADWNSESVHNTLNRLIK; this comes from the coding sequence ATGAAATTACCTGAAAATAACAATAAGCAGTCTTGGTTCAAGCGCCATTGGAGTAATATTCTTTTTGTGGTTATACTTGTTTTATTAATTGTTCCTCAAACTCGATTGCCCATTCAAGTAGCACTTAATAAACTTATTGCATTTAGCCCATCTGAACTAAGTCAAGACCAACAAGAACATATCTCAAATTATGATTGGTTGTTAGAAAGAGACAATGAGAAAATTAATTTTTCAAACTCTAAATCTAAAGTTGTAGTTATAAATTATTGGGCGACTTGGTGTGGACCATGTATTGCTGAAATGCAAAGTCTTCAAGATTTGTATAATAGATATAAAGAAAATATCGATTTTTATTTTATTACTTCTGATGATAAAACTAAAGTTAATACATTTTTGAAAAATAATAATTATAATTTACCAGTTTACTACAGCTTGTCTGTACCACCAGAAAAACTGCGTAGTTCTAGCTTGCCAACAACTTATGTAGTCAGCAAGCAAGGAAACATAATAATGTATAAAGTCGGTGCTGCCGATTGGAATTCAGAAAGTGTTCACAATACTTTAAATCGATTAATCAAGTAA